Proteins co-encoded in one Terriglobales bacterium genomic window:
- a CDS encoding lysylphosphatidylglycerol synthase transmembrane domain-containing protein, translated as MMPETSIAQTLPQPRRRLNSKQVITLVVIGLIGLLIFFQWRSWQTFDWGTFTAETSGLAWAPLIIAVILSLLTFPLRAWRWQIFLRPMREAEFRDVFSPTLIGFTGLALLGRPGELVRPYMIARRTNLSMTSQMGVWMVERIFDMGAFIAMAVVAFLFASGLPDLRQFRVAAWIAVGVTVGMAVLAFAVCRARQRIFRWLEKAVALRFPASRRVLRRAEVFAEGLNTVKDTGSFLQLSLTSIAIWVITAWSYVATLRAYPSMHHASYAVAMLLMGFSMIGGLVQLPAVGGGAQLATIVAMVDLLGFPRELAVSAGILLWLVSFHAVTPIGLVLARRAHVSLSGSSMPQANADAKREERGSQEAPPRDLYPLPS; from the coding sequence ATGATGCCGGAGACTTCTATCGCGCAGACCCTGCCACAGCCGCGTCGACGACTGAATTCCAAGCAGGTCATCACATTAGTGGTCATTGGATTGATTGGGCTGCTCATCTTCTTTCAGTGGCGCTCCTGGCAAACATTCGATTGGGGAACATTTACAGCCGAGACCAGCGGTCTGGCATGGGCTCCGCTGATTATCGCGGTGATCCTCTCTCTGCTTACGTTTCCATTGCGTGCCTGGCGCTGGCAAATCTTTTTGCGTCCCATGCGCGAAGCGGAATTCCGCGACGTGTTCTCGCCGACTCTCATCGGCTTCACCGGCCTTGCACTCCTCGGACGTCCGGGAGAACTGGTGCGTCCGTACATGATCGCGCGTCGCACCAATCTGAGCATGACGTCGCAAATGGGAGTATGGATGGTAGAGCGCATCTTCGATATGGGTGCGTTCATCGCCATGGCGGTAGTGGCGTTCCTCTTCGCCAGCGGCCTTCCCGATTTGAGACAATTCCGCGTTGCGGCGTGGATCGCTGTGGGAGTCACTGTAGGCATGGCTGTGCTCGCCTTTGCCGTTTGCCGCGCGCGCCAGAGGATATTTCGCTGGCTGGAGAAAGCGGTCGCTCTACGTTTTCCAGCGAGCCGGCGTGTGTTGCGCCGAGCCGAAGTTTTTGCCGAGGGCCTGAATACGGTTAAGGACACGGGCTCGTTCCTGCAGCTGTCGCTGACTTCTATCGCAATCTGGGTGATTACGGCATGGTCGTATGTGGCGACGCTGCGCGCTTATCCATCGATGCATCATGCGTCCTACGCCGTGGCCATGCTGCTGATGGGATTCAGCATGATCGGCGGCTTGGTGCAATTGCCCGCTGTAGGGGGAGGCGCGCAGCTGGCGACCATCGTGGCGATGGTCGATCTGCTGGGATTTCCTCGAGAACTCGCAGTGAGCGCCGGCATCTTGCTGTGGCTGGTGTCGTTCCACGCTGTGACTCCGATCGGCCTTGTGCTGGCGCGCCGCGCACACGTCTCCCTCAGCGGTTCCTCGATGCCACAGGCAAATGCCGACGCAAAGAGGGAAGAGCGGGGTTCGCAAGAGGCGCCACCCCGTGACCTCTATCCGTTGCCTTCGTGA
- a CDS encoding RNA chaperone Hfq, with the protein MKDLSNSAAVGRAPEEVPEQVQDDFISRKLIRPALSVPQRRDPNGDRPLTSAEQRVPKRGNTQEQTHAEAFYFQKQMQVRTPMVVVLKDGEEIHGWIDWYDRNCIKLNRSGQPNLLVYKQSIRYMFKAGENGKK; encoded by the coding sequence ATGAAGGATCTTTCCAACTCTGCAGCTGTGGGCCGCGCGCCGGAAGAGGTTCCGGAGCAGGTGCAAGATGATTTCATCAGCAGGAAGCTCATTCGTCCTGCACTCTCTGTACCTCAGCGTCGCGATCCCAATGGCGATCGACCTCTAACCAGCGCCGAGCAGCGCGTGCCTAAGCGTGGCAATACCCAGGAGCAGACGCACGCCGAAGCCTTCTACTTCCAAAAGCAGATGCAGGTCCGCACTCCGATGGTGGTCGTGCTGAAAGATGGCGAAGAGATCCACGGCTGGATCGATTGGTACGACCGCAATTGCATCAAGCTGAATCGCAGCGGCCAACCAAATCTGCTCGTTTATAAGCAGAGCATTCGGTACATGTTCAAAGCCGGCGAGAACGGGAAGAAATGA
- a CDS encoding c-type cytochrome yields MRTKIIALSLVLLLGATAIVAKVGDGSWLMKVPEAARMRPNPMAADPESTAAGEKLFQQNCAACHGREAEGRDKHPNLHSERLKTATPGELEWLLKNGSLKNGMPSWSRLPEEQRWQLVTFLKSLE; encoded by the coding sequence ATGCGCACAAAGATTATCGCGCTCTCATTGGTGCTGTTGCTTGGAGCAACCGCTATTGTGGCCAAAGTCGGAGACGGCTCGTGGCTGATGAAGGTTCCGGAGGCGGCGCGCATGCGTCCAAATCCCATGGCCGCCGATCCGGAGTCCACGGCCGCAGGAGAGAAGCTATTCCAGCAAAACTGCGCGGCTTGTCATGGACGGGAGGCGGAGGGGCGGGACAAGCATCCCAATCTGCATTCTGAACGATTGAAAACGGCTACGCCGGGCGAGCTGGAATGGCTACTGAAGAATGGCAGTCTCAAAAACGGAATGCCTTCCTGGAGTCGTTTGCCCGAGGAGCAGCGCTGGCAATTGGTCACCTTCTTAAAGTCGCTGGAATGA
- a CDS encoding endo-1,4-beta-xylanase translates to MQSLKSKHALTTLVCAGALALASLSCGRGVPGSIPSTLTAGADAKVTQRFGMHMHDAIHHWPSITFGYWRVWDAGVSWPQIETARGQYDFSLMDQYVALAQEHNIKMIYCAGNTPQWTSTDPSRVGTQGLPGATAPPSNIQDWQDFITTFATRYKGKIDAYEIWNEVDLDGYWTGSVGQMVQMAQVAYQTIKQIDPNAVVLSPSLVASNGKDYMKK, encoded by the coding sequence GTGCAGTCACTCAAATCGAAACACGCCCTGACGACTCTCGTATGCGCTGGAGCCCTGGCGCTGGCATCACTCTCGTGCGGGCGCGGAGTTCCGGGAAGTATTCCGTCCACACTTACCGCGGGTGCTGATGCAAAAGTGACTCAACGATTCGGCATGCACATGCATGACGCTATTCATCACTGGCCGTCGATCACGTTCGGCTATTGGCGCGTGTGGGATGCCGGGGTGAGCTGGCCGCAGATCGAAACCGCGCGTGGACAATATGACTTCAGCCTGATGGATCAGTACGTAGCGCTGGCACAGGAGCACAACATCAAAATGATCTACTGCGCGGGAAATACGCCGCAGTGGACTTCGACCGATCCTTCCCGAGTTGGAACTCAAGGACTTCCGGGCGCGACCGCTCCACCAAGCAACATCCAGGATTGGCAGGACTTCATCACCACCTTCGCGACGCGTTACAAGGGCAAGATCGATGCTTACGAGATCTGGAACGAAGTTGATCTCGATGGCTACTGGACGGGCAGCGTAGGCCAAATGGTGCAGATGGCACAGGTGGCGTACCAAACGATCAAGCAGATCGACCCCAACGCGGTTGTCCTCTCGCCCTCGCTCGTCGCCAGCAACGGCAAGGATTACATGAAGAAGTT